One bacterium genomic window, GAAATGGCTTCCGGTGGGCCAGGAGGAAAAGGAGGGAATGGTGGTCAGGGCGGTGGCGTCGTCCGACTTTATGTAGCGAATCTGGATAACCAGGGGACTATTCACGCCAATGGTGCGACAGGCGGCAACGGCTTCTTCGGTCAATTCGGTCAAGCCACAACCTATAACAAGACTATCTTCGAAGAACTTGACATGGTTGGTGGCGGAGGCGGAGGAGGCGGGGGCGGTAACGGCGGAAATGGAGGGCGTGTGGAAATATTCTATGGCACTATGATTGCGCCGGGGACGATTCAGGCAATTGGCGGCGGTGGTGGATTTGGTGTCACGGGCGGTTCAGGTTTGTCTCAAAGTATAGCAGCGCACGCGGACCAGATGGCGGGTCCTGGAGCGGCCCCATTCGGAAATGGCGGCGGAGGTGGCGGCGGCGCTGTTGGCACCACAAATTCAGGCAGCGGCACCACCGGCACTCCAGGTTCATCAGGCGCGCCTGGCCTGGTGACCGTGACGCCTGTTTCCTGTTGCATAGGGCAGACTGGAAATGTCAACAAGTCGCTCGGTGAAACCCCGGATATTTCTGACCTGTCTCTGCTGATCGCGTACCTGACAACCGCTCCGGCTCCAATACTACCATGTCCCGCCGAAGCCAATATCAATGCGTCGGGTGGCGCTTCGCCGGATATCTCCGATCTGTCATTGCTGATCGCGCACTTGACCACGGCGCCGGCACCGGTGCTCCCGCTGTGTCCATAAGCGAAAAGGTAACAGCAGATTATTCGACAGAGAGTTCCTCGACGAGGAACTCTCTGTCTTCTTATCTACCTAACCCAGAGTCATCGCAAGATACTTGCCATATCCAGCTATCCCCGATTTTCTCTGCACCGGATACGCCCTCGACACGTATATTGGCACAACGAGTTGATCATGCAGAACAAGCTACTATACTCAGAAACTAGTGATTTCATACGTCGCCTGATACCGGTTTGGTGGCAACGCTGGCTGGCCATCGCCGGACTCTGGACAACAGTCGCCCTGATCTCTTCAGCCCATTGGCATTTGCTGCTTTCGGATGTGGATCCGTGGGTTGACGGTGAATTAGTGCGCGTGAAACTGCAGGTCTGGTTTGTCTGGGCGATATTGACTCCGCTGATCCTCTGGATCGGCTACCAGCTTCGTTTTGATCGAGTCCGCCCGATTCTCAGCATCCTTGGCCTGACTGTCCTGAGTCTTCTCATTACGGCTTTCTATGTTCTGACATACACATGGATACTCTATATCAATTTCGGATATCCGCGCGAAGGGCGTTTTGAGTACCTCTTTCACTTTGTCCTGACCCAACACTCTTCCTATTACTTTCTGGCGTTTTGGGTAACGATCGGAATTGAGCAACTTCTAATTGCTTACCGTCGTTGGCACGATCGCGAGTTGCTGGCCTCACAGCTTCAAGCGCAATTAGCGAGGGCGCAGTTCAGAGCGCTCAAGTCGCAGGTCCAGCCCCATTTTCTGTTTAATGTCCTCAACACGATCTCATCCAGCATTCTCGAAGGTGACCGTGACAAGGCCCACCAAATGACCGCCAAACTGAGCGATCTGTTACGCATGGTGCTCGACCGTAACGAACAGGAATTCGTCACGGTGGCCTCAGAAATGGAGTTTAACCGCCGCTATCTGGAACTGATGGCCGAACGATTCGAGCCACGACTGGTATTTCAGATCCAAACTTCTCCGGAAAGCCTGACCGGCCTCGTCCCGGAATTCCTGTTACAGCCATTGGTGGAAAACGCAGTAACACATGGCGTCGCAAATCGAACCGGCGAATCGTCAGTGATGGTCCAATCCGTGGTGAGCGACGGTCGCCTCCAGATCGCTATCGAAGAGCAGGGGGAGAAGTCCGACGCGAGCGAGATTCCGGGGAGCGGCGGCAGGGGGCATCGATTGACCGAAGATCGTCTCCGTCAGTATTACGGGTCAGATTTCCGATTTGTGGTCACCGCTTTGGCCCACACCGGTATGCGCATCAATATTGACATTCCGTTCAACGCTGATCCAGCGAAGGGAATTGCCTGATGGCGGTTCGAACCCTCAAGGTGATGGTAGTTGATGATGAAGCGCCGTCCCGCCGAGTAGTGCGGCAATTCCTCCAGCACGAGCCGCAGACTACGCTGGTGGCGGAGTGCAGTAACGGATTGGAGGCGGTAGAAATGATCGCGTCATCAAGCCCCGATGTAGTTTTGCTTGATATCCAGATGCCTGAGCTTGATGGCTTCGACGTGATCCGACGAGTCGGCGTTTCGCAAATGCCGGCGGTCATTTTTATAACCGCCTACGATGCCTATGCGGTCAAAGCATTTGAAGTGCATGCCCTGGATTACCTCCTCAAACCGTTCACTCGTCAGCGGTTTTCTGAGGCTATCGCCAGAGCGAGGAACTCAGGGTCAAAAGGGGCTACAGGACAACAGCCACGCCTGAAAAGCCTCCTCAAGCAATGGCAATACGGCGCGGGCGATGCGCCCAAGAAGGATGTCGAGGGGAGCGTCGATAAGCGCCAGCGCGTCCTCGTTCACGATCGACAACAGGTTCGATCCATCTCCCTGAAAGACATTTTCTGGCTCGAGGCAGCCGACCACTACGTGATAGTCCACTCAACTACCGGCAAACACCTGATCCACGAATCCCTTGGTGGGATGGAGGCGACACTCCCGGAGACCTTTGTCAGGGTCCATCGTGGCGCAATGGTAAACGTTGCTCATATCGCGGAGATCAAACCGTCTCGCTTTGGTACCTACACGGTCACTCTTCACTCCGGCACTCGACTGCGGGTCAGCCGGACCTTTCGAATCGCCCTGCGCCATCTTCTTACTTCCTAGCTCACCATCCTGAGTGCTGTTCGCGAATCAAACGTGCAGTTCGCGAATAGACCTCAGACAGATCCTCCTTTCTCTCGTTAGTTAGGTGTGCCCGCCGGAAACGACCGATGGGCAGATCCCGATCCGGGGACAGGATCAGTCACCGGGGAAAAACGAGCACCATCCAAGTCAACTTACCCAAAACAGAGGTGGCTAATGAGGTATTACGTCAGGCAGATGTCCAGAATCGCGATCGCAGCTCTCGGGCTGATCGTGGTGACCTTCGGTTCAGTATCAGCACAGATATTCACGATTGTCGATGATCCCGGGGTGCCATTCAATCTCGATCAGAATTTCGCGGCATATGTCGGATGTGCCTGGATAGACTATGACGGCGACGGATGGGAAGATCTCTTTGCCGTCACTCCCAACGGGTGCGATCTCTATCGCAACAATGGCGACGGTACTTTTTCGGCCACGGTTGACGCTTTCGACACAGACCTGCTCAATTATCGGGGCACGGCCTGGGCCGACTATGACAACGACGGCGATCTCGATTGCTTCATCTCGGGCGAGTATGGAGCATTGTATACCAACAACGGCGGGACCTTTGTACCCGCCGCATCAGGAGACTTTGCCCGCAGCATTCTTTCGGCCGGCTGGAGCCCAGCCTGGGGTGATTACAATAACGATGGCTATGTCGATCTCTATATTGCGTTGCCCGCAGGGTTTATGATACTCGGTACCACTCGC contains:
- a CDS encoding histidine kinase; the encoded protein is MQNKLLYSETSDFIRRLIPVWWQRWLAIAGLWTTVALISSAHWHLLLSDVDPWVDGELVRVKLQVWFVWAILTPLILWIGYQLRFDRVRPILSILGLTVLSLLITAFYVLTYTWILYINFGYPREGRFEYLFHFVLTQHSSYYFLAFWVTIGIEQLLIAYRRWHDRELLASQLQAQLARAQFRALKSQVQPHFLFNVLNTISSSILEGDRDKAHQMTAKLSDLLRMVLDRNEQEFVTVASEMEFNRRYLELMAERFEPRLVFQIQTSPESLTGLVPEFLLQPLVENAVTHGVANRTGESSVMVQSVVSDGRLQIAIEEQGEKSDASEIPGSGGRGHRLTEDRLRQYYGSDFRFVVTALAHTGMRINIDIPFNADPAKGIA
- a CDS encoding response regulator transcription factor; translation: MAVRTLKVMVVDDEAPSRRVVRQFLQHEPQTTLVAECSNGLEAVEMIASSSPDVVLLDIQMPELDGFDVIRRVGVSQMPAVIFITAYDAYAVKAFEVHALDYLLKPFTRQRFSEAIARARNSGSKGATGQQPRLKSLLKQWQYGAGDAPKKDVEGSVDKRQRVLVHDRQQVRSISLKDIFWLEAADHYVIVHSTTGKHLIHESLGGMEATLPETFVRVHRGAMVNVAHIAEIKPSRFGTYTVTLHSGTRLRVSRTFRIALRHLLTS